A section of the Polynucleobacter sp. AP-Jannik-300A-C4 genome encodes:
- a CDS encoding TlpA disulfide reductase family protein codes for MNRRQWISIAGISLVALLAGVLTSQWIYKTGLASDPAIKAFFANPWQTADGKPVDTAQWQGKVLVVNFWASWCPPCVEEMPTLDKLQAEFKTQNVLFVGIGIDSPSNIRQFLEMTPVSYPIVIGGLEGSNLSKQMGNSQGALPYTIIINSQGKSTSSKLGKISEEELRKSIKSAL; via the coding sequence ATGAACCGAAGACAGTGGATTAGCATCGCCGGAATTAGTCTTGTAGCCCTCCTTGCAGGAGTATTGACTTCGCAATGGATTTACAAAACTGGCTTGGCAAGTGACCCAGCTATCAAAGCCTTTTTTGCCAACCCATGGCAAACAGCTGATGGCAAACCAGTTGACACGGCGCAATGGCAAGGAAAAGTACTTGTAGTCAACTTTTGGGCCTCTTGGTGTCCTCCTTGTGTTGAAGAAATGCCCACTTTAGACAAATTACAAGCCGAGTTTAAGACTCAAAATGTCTTATTTGTCGGCATCGGCATCGATTCACCCTCCAATATTCGCCAATTCCTAGAAATGACCCCAGTTTCCTATCCCATTGTGATTGGTGGACTAGAAGGCAGCAATCTATCCAAGCAAATGGGCAACTCTCAGGGCGCCTTACCCTACACCATCATCATCAACAGTCAAGGTAAGTCCACTAGCAGTAAATTAGGGAAGATAAGCGAAGAAGAGCTCAGAAAATCAATTAAATCCGCTTTATAA
- the accB gene encoding acetyl-CoA carboxylase biotin carboxyl carrier protein, with amino-acid sequence MDLRKLKTLIDLVSESGISELEVNEGEDRVRIVNAGSPAPAGQVVYANPAPAQVMQAAPAAAPAVTALTAEEAPAETGFVARSPMVGTFYRAPNPESPDFVKVGDTVKVGQTLCIIEAMKLLNEIESEQAGVIKQILCENGQGVEFDQPLFIIA; translated from the coding sequence ATGGATCTGAGAAAACTGAAAACCCTAATCGACCTTGTTTCTGAATCAGGAATTTCTGAACTAGAAGTGAATGAAGGTGAAGATCGTGTTCGCATTGTGAATGCCGGATCTCCAGCTCCAGCCGGTCAAGTGGTTTACGCCAATCCAGCCCCAGCTCAGGTAATGCAAGCTGCTCCTGCCGCAGCGCCAGCAGTTACTGCATTGACTGCCGAAGAAGCGCCTGCTGAAACTGGTTTTGTAGCTCGCTCACCAATGGTAGGAACCTTCTATCGCGCACCAAATCCTGAGTCTCCTGACTTTGTCAAAGTTGGCGATACAGTCAAAGTAGGGCAAACGCTGTGCATCATTGAAGCGATGAAACTACTCAATGAGATCGAATCCGAGCAAGCCGGTGTTATCAAGCAAATTCTGTGTGAGAACGGCCAAGG
- a CDS encoding ribonuclease catalytic domain-containing protein, which produces MHLLYEEGGDIKVATVQSTSGAGDAESWQATSLSGKKIKLKTKEVWLRFEKPEPQALMDEANTLSKEIDLQFLWDCAPDEEFGLVDVAQEYFGAQASIPQQTALAIALQGAPVFFRRKGRGRFQRAPLEQLQAGLAALERKQKELERQAAWQKELVAGVFPETLKSQANQLLFSPDKNTSAYKALIAACTEAGESPAQLMIRCGAIDSPLQYHQGMFLKAHFPQGAAHDPSLVVDQSVLDVIISELPLAEVTAFSIDDSGTTEIDDALSVTALEGGGHRIGIHIAAPGLVIAKDDALDKVARTRMSTVYFPGDKITMLPDAVIALFSLDEGAARPALSIYVDIDSTGILDKESLQLRAEMVPMGSNLRLENLEHLVTEESLTDESSDYAYRQELSVLWTAAKLLHAGRQEQRVANGLRAEQLGVLDPNALARDFHFQIKEVDGTQRVGITPRQRGSILDTIVAEWMIYCNSASGRLLADHGVPGLFRTQKGWGPLRTRMQTTPGPHEGLGLEYYAWCTSPLRRYSDLVNQWQLIAIAKHGITAKMVAPFPPRDAALMGIAADFEACYSAYGEYQGRLEKYWCLRWVSQDEVPKQVFVRHLKEGMSRVEPIPLHLPIPELATYPRMTRAEVSIADVDLLQLTAGVRVLHVETPEVPESDASPT; this is translated from the coding sequence ATGCATCTTTTATATGAAGAGGGTGGTGACATCAAAGTCGCCACAGTCCAGTCCACCTCGGGCGCCGGAGACGCTGAATCTTGGCAAGCAACCAGTCTTTCCGGTAAGAAGATTAAGTTAAAGACTAAAGAAGTTTGGCTTCGTTTTGAAAAGCCAGAACCACAAGCATTAATGGATGAGGCGAACACCTTATCTAAAGAAATTGATCTACAGTTCCTATGGGATTGTGCACCTGATGAAGAGTTTGGTTTAGTGGATGTTGCACAAGAGTACTTTGGTGCTCAAGCAAGTATCCCGCAACAAACGGCACTAGCCATTGCCTTGCAAGGTGCGCCGGTATTTTTCCGTCGCAAAGGTCGGGGACGTTTTCAGAGGGCGCCGTTAGAACAGCTGCAAGCTGGTCTGGCCGCTTTGGAACGTAAGCAAAAGGAATTAGAGCGGCAGGCTGCGTGGCAAAAAGAGCTTGTAGCTGGCGTGTTTCCAGAGACGCTCAAGTCTCAAGCAAATCAACTCTTGTTTTCTCCCGATAAAAATACCTCAGCTTACAAAGCATTAATTGCTGCTTGCACTGAGGCAGGAGAATCTCCTGCCCAATTGATGATCCGCTGTGGCGCGATTGATTCACCCTTGCAATATCACCAAGGCATGTTTTTAAAAGCCCATTTCCCTCAGGGTGCTGCACATGATCCAAGCTTGGTAGTGGACCAGTCTGTATTGGACGTCATCATTTCAGAGTTACCTTTAGCTGAAGTGACTGCTTTCTCGATTGATGATTCGGGTACTACTGAGATTGATGATGCTTTATCGGTTACTGCACTTGAGGGTGGCGGACATCGCATTGGTATTCATATCGCTGCCCCTGGTTTGGTGATCGCTAAGGATGATGCTTTGGATAAGGTCGCACGCACGCGTATGTCGACCGTGTACTTTCCTGGCGACAAAATTACGATGTTGCCCGATGCGGTGATTGCCCTGTTCTCATTGGATGAGGGTGCCGCTCGACCAGCTTTATCGATTTATGTGGATATCGATTCGACTGGAATCCTGGATAAGGAATCTTTGCAATTACGTGCTGAGATGGTTCCCATGGGATCAAATCTTCGTCTAGAAAATTTAGAGCATTTGGTGACGGAGGAAAGTCTGACTGATGAATCATCTGACTATGCGTATCGTCAAGAGCTCAGTGTGTTGTGGACCGCAGCAAAGTTATTGCATGCAGGGCGTCAAGAGCAGCGCGTCGCCAATGGATTGCGTGCTGAGCAATTAGGAGTTTTGGATCCTAACGCTTTAGCAAGAGACTTTCATTTTCAAATCAAAGAAGTCGATGGTACGCAGCGAGTTGGGATTACGCCTCGTCAGCGCGGTTCCATCCTCGATACCATCGTTGCCGAGTGGATGATTTATTGCAATAGTGCCTCAGGGCGCTTACTGGCAGATCATGGGGTGCCTGGTTTGTTCCGCACCCAAAAGGGTTGGGGCCCGTTGCGTACACGCATGCAGACGACACCTGGTCCTCATGAAGGGCTGGGTTTGGAGTATTACGCTTGGTGTACATCGCCATTGCGTCGCTATTCCGATTTGGTGAATCAGTGGCAGTTAATTGCGATAGCTAAGCATGGCATCACCGCCAAGATGGTAGCGCCATTCCCGCCGCGAGATGCCGCCTTAATGGGTATTGCTGCCGACTTTGAAGCTTGCTATTCAGCCTATGGTGAATACCAAGGCCGTCTTGAGAAGTATTGGTGCTTACGTTGGGTTTCTCAGGATGAAGTTCCTAAGCAGGTATTCGTAAGGCACCTTAAAGAAGGAATGTCGCGTGTTGAACCTATTCCACTGCATTTACCAATCCCAGAATTGGCTACCTACCCGCGTATGACCAGAGCCGAAGTGAGTATTGCTGACGTAGATCTCCTACAACTCACTGCTGGGGTACGAGTGCTTCATGTTGAGACACCAGAAGTTCCTGAGAGTGATGCAAGTCCAACCTAA
- the aroQ gene encoding type II 3-dehydroquinate dehydratase, with translation MSKNTSILVIQGPNLNLLGTREPEVYGKTTLEDIHTKLGTIAKSHSVDLTTFQSNHEGELIDRVQKAKQDGVDFIIINPGAFTHTSVALRDALAGVAIPFTEVHLSNIHQREEFRKHSYLSDIATGVICGLGAIGYELALQAAIVRLQK, from the coding sequence ATGTCGAAAAATACTTCAATTCTTGTTATTCAAGGCCCCAATCTCAACTTATTGGGCACCCGTGAGCCAGAGGTTTATGGCAAAACTACTCTAGAAGATATTCATACGAAGCTTGGCACAATCGCCAAGTCCCACTCAGTCGATTTAACAACCTTCCAAAGCAATCACGAAGGCGAGCTCATTGACCGAGTTCAAAAAGCCAAACAAGATGGGGTGGATTTCATCATCATTAATCCAGGCGCCTTTACCCATACTAGCGTTGCCTTACGTGATGCCTTGGCTGGAGTAGCCATCCCATTCACAGAAGTACACCTGTCCAATATTCACCAGCGTGAAGAATTCCGCAAACATTCCTATCTATCGGATATCGCCACTGGCGTGATCTGCGGACTAGGGGCAATTGGATACGAATTGGCCTTGCAAGCAGCAATCGTACGTTTACAAAAATAA
- the aroE gene encoding shikimate dehydrogenase — MIQATSADLQINPTDFPGVDVYAVAGNPISHSKSPVIHKRFAEQSNQKIHYGRLQPALDEFKIAAQAFFAAGGKGMNVTVPFKLDAQALADALTPRAQLAGAVNTLRIEDGKIFGDNTDGAGLVRDLLAQGIQIKGARILLLGAGGASRGVLGPLLEQSPKELIIANRSNTKADELVHLFSDVAGSFNVALQAVSLSDLEDAGRTTSPFDLIINATAAGLSDASPISDGAASNIFTPKSFAYDMVYGKVTAFMQQALHRGARVSDGLGMLVEQAADAFLIWRGATLANAINPRVVLAELRTS; from the coding sequence ATGATTCAAGCTACTTCCGCCGATTTGCAAATCAATCCTACCGACTTTCCCGGAGTGGATGTTTATGCGGTCGCGGGTAATCCAATTTCGCACAGTAAATCACCCGTCATCCATAAGCGGTTTGCTGAGCAGTCAAATCAAAAAATACACTACGGTCGTTTGCAGCCTGCACTTGATGAATTCAAAATCGCTGCGCAAGCCTTCTTTGCCGCTGGTGGTAAAGGTATGAATGTCACTGTGCCATTTAAATTAGATGCTCAGGCTCTTGCAGATGCATTAACACCTCGTGCGCAGCTCGCTGGCGCTGTAAATACTCTACGCATTGAAGATGGAAAAATTTTTGGTGACAATACTGATGGCGCTGGTTTAGTTAGGGACTTATTGGCGCAGGGTATTCAGATTAAAGGAGCTCGAATCCTATTATTGGGGGCGGGCGGCGCTTCTCGCGGAGTGCTTGGCCCATTGCTAGAGCAGTCTCCCAAAGAGTTGATCATTGCCAATCGATCAAATACTAAGGCCGATGAACTGGTTCACTTGTTTAGTGATGTAGCTGGCTCCTTTAATGTTGCGCTACAAGCAGTCTCATTAAGTGATCTTGAGGATGCTGGTAGGACTACATCTCCTTTTGATCTTATTATTAACGCTACTGCAGCAGGCTTATCCGATGCATCGCCGATTAGCGATGGGGCAGCAAGTAATATTTTTACTCCAAAATCTTTCGCCTACGATATGGTCTACGGCAAGGTCACCGCCTTTATGCAGCAAGCATTACATCGCGGCGCACGGGTAAGCGATGGCTTGGGCATGCTGGTAGAGCAGGCTGCTGACGCCTTCTTAATTTGGCGTGGTGCTACGCTTGCTAATGCGATTAATCCTCGCGTCGTATTGGCAGAACTTCGTACTTCCTAG
- the fabG gene encoding 3-oxoacyl-ACP reductase FabG: MRLKDKVAIITGAAKGIGFATAKRFAQEGAKVMITDVNPDAVKAAVDLIPGSEAFVMNVTDRASIEAAVDQIMQRHGRIDILINNAGITQDARLVKMTEAQFDTVIDINLKGVFNCTQLVVPHMLEAGKGAVVNASSVVGIYGNFGQTNYSATKFGVIGFTKTWARELGPKGIRVNAVCPGFIATEMVKAMPENILKDIERRSWLGRLGTPEEMANVYLFLASDEASYVNGVALEASGGISL, from the coding sequence ATGAGACTAAAAGATAAAGTAGCCATCATTACTGGGGCCGCAAAAGGGATTGGCTTTGCAACGGCAAAGCGCTTTGCACAAGAGGGTGCAAAAGTCATGATCACGGATGTGAACCCTGATGCAGTGAAGGCTGCAGTTGATCTCATTCCTGGCTCGGAAGCTTTTGTCATGAACGTGACTGATCGTGCAAGTATTGAAGCAGCTGTTGATCAAATCATGCAGCGTCACGGGCGCATAGATATTTTAATTAACAATGCTGGCATCACACAAGATGCACGCTTAGTCAAAATGACGGAAGCGCAATTTGATACGGTGATTGATATCAATCTCAAGGGTGTATTCAATTGCACACAATTGGTTGTACCGCACATGTTGGAGGCAGGCAAAGGAGCCGTCGTTAATGCCTCTAGTGTTGTGGGTATTTATGGAAACTTTGGACAGACAAACTATTCAGCAACGAAGTTTGGTGTGATTGGATTCACTAAAACTTGGGCGCGTGAATTAGGTCCAAAAGGTATTCGGGTTAATGCAGTGTGCCCAGGCTTTATTGCGACTGAGATGGTCAAAGCCATGCCAGAAAACATCCTAAAAGATATTGAAAGACGCAGCTGGCTGGGTCGCCTAGGTACTCCCGAAGAAATGGCGAACGTGTATTTATTCTTGGCGAGCGATGAAGCTAGTTATGTCAATGGCGTTGCACTTGAGGCCAGCGGCGGGATCTCTCTCTAA
- the pyrF gene encoding orotidine-5'-phosphate decarboxylase produces MNSSPNTFSQQLQSAWASQGSMLCVGFDPDPKRLPTVLQGKPEGIFEFCREIADATADTACSFKPQFAYFASQRAEAQLEKLTRYLKDKYPHIPVILDSKRGDIGSTADHYALEAFERYGADAVTVNPYMGFDTIEPYLKHASKGVIVLCRTSNPGGSDLQFLNVAPNGEPLYLHVAKLAAQKWNTSGQISLVVGATFPEEIAKVRAIVGEMPLLIPGIGAQGGDIDATVQAGKIPNKPGIGMMINSSRAILYASSGNDFAEAARKVAITTRDALRAAAIK; encoded by the coding sequence ATGAACTCTAGCCCAAATACCTTTAGCCAACAACTCCAGTCCGCATGGGCTTCCCAAGGCAGCATGTTGTGCGTGGGCTTTGATCCAGATCCGAAGCGCTTACCCACTGTACTTCAGGGTAAGCCTGAAGGGATTTTTGAGTTCTGCCGCGAGATCGCTGATGCTACTGCGGATACCGCCTGCTCCTTTAAGCCCCAATTTGCCTACTTCGCTTCGCAAAGAGCTGAAGCCCAACTAGAAAAGCTGACTAGATACCTGAAAGATAAGTACCCCCATATTCCAGTCATCTTGGACTCTAAGCGTGGTGACATCGGCAGCACTGCCGACCACTATGCCTTAGAGGCTTTTGAACGTTATGGTGCAGATGCGGTTACTGTCAATCCCTATATGGGCTTTGACACAATAGAGCCTTATTTAAAACATGCCAGCAAGGGCGTGATTGTTTTATGTCGCACTTCCAATCCGGGGGGGTCAGACCTTCAGTTCTTGAATGTGGCCCCGAATGGTGAACCGCTTTATTTACACGTCGCCAAGCTAGCCGCACAGAAATGGAATACCTCAGGCCAAATCAGTCTCGTGGTTGGCGCAACCTTCCCAGAGGAAATCGCCAAGGTGCGAGCGATTGTGGGCGAGATGCCTTTGCTTATTCCAGGTATTGGTGCTCAAGGTGGCGATATCGATGCTACTGTTCAGGCTGGAAAAATCCCCAACAAACCAGGCATAGGGATGATGATCAACTCCTCCAGAGCAATCTTGTATGCAAGCTCAGGCAATGATTTTGCTGAAGCAGCCAGAAAAGTAGCCATCACTACGAGAGATGCATTAAGAGCGGCAGCCATTAAATAA
- the corA gene encoding magnesium/cobalt transporter CorA has protein sequence MINLFVLQNGRLSQEQVEDRNELLQYSNPIWIDVVDPEEEELLWIKEAFGVLLPELDDLGDLEASARYFEADDGHLHIRTDFLLDEEETSRNVRVAFVMTKQVLFSIHDEDLPVFRLVRLRARLRPGSVSNAKDVLLDLYSTDAEYSADALEEVYENLEQAGKRVLQDDITDNDAEEVLETIAKEEDTNGRIRRNVMDTRRALSFLMRSKLLSDEQQEEARQILRDIDSLENHTAFLFDKINFLMDATVGFINLNQSKIIKIFSVVSVALMPPTLLASVWGMNFRYMPELEQTWGYPVAIISMVISAMIPLGYFRHKGWLSSR, from the coding sequence ATGATCAACTTGTTCGTCCTGCAAAATGGCCGCCTCTCTCAAGAGCAAGTGGAAGATCGCAATGAATTGTTGCAATACTCCAACCCTATCTGGATCGATGTGGTTGACCCTGAAGAGGAAGAGCTCCTGTGGATTAAAGAGGCTTTTGGCGTTCTTTTGCCTGAATTAGATGATTTGGGTGACTTAGAAGCTTCTGCGCGGTATTTCGAAGCTGATGACGGCCATCTTCATATTCGTACCGACTTCTTGTTGGATGAGGAAGAAACTTCTCGCAACGTGCGAGTCGCTTTCGTGATGACCAAGCAAGTCTTGTTCTCTATTCATGATGAAGATTTACCAGTTTTCCGCTTGGTGCGTTTGCGTGCTCGTTTACGCCCAGGTTCAGTGAGTAATGCAAAAGACGTTTTGCTGGATTTGTATTCCACTGATGCTGAATATTCTGCCGATGCTTTGGAAGAGGTTTATGAAAACCTCGAGCAAGCCGGAAAGCGTGTTTTGCAAGATGACATCACTGATAACGATGCAGAAGAAGTGCTCGAAACGATTGCTAAGGAAGAGGATACCAACGGACGTATTCGTCGCAATGTGATGGATACCCGCCGGGCATTATCTTTTTTAATGCGTAGCAAATTATTGTCTGATGAGCAGCAAGAAGAAGCGCGTCAGATTTTGCGAGATATTGATTCACTAGAAAACCATACTGCGTTCTTGTTCGATAAGATTAACTTCTTAATGGATGCGACAGTTGGTTTTATTAATTTGAACCAAAGTAAGATCATCAAGATCTTCTCGGTGGTATCCGTCGCCTTAATGCCTCCCACACTCTTGGCTAGCGTATGGGGTATGAACTTCCGCTACATGCCTGAACTAGAGCAGACCTGGGGTTATCCAGTTGCCATTATTTCTATGGTGATCTCTGCGATGATTCCATTGGGCTACTTCCGCCATAAGGGCTGGCTAAGCTCACGCTAA
- a CDS encoding CinA family protein, with translation MKNNNDPQHELARAVALTLISRGWKIALAESCTGGLVCATLTDLAGSSDWLERGYITYSNAAKSECLDVPIETIESFGAVSEQVARAMAEGALHNAHVNAAISITGIAGPTGGSPEKPVGTVCFGWAIKESIGNDVINTATLTKHFKGDRQIIREQARDFALSQFLEILKPKNA, from the coding sequence ATGAAAAATAATAACGATCCCCAGCATGAACTAGCGAGAGCTGTTGCGCTTACCTTAATAAGCCGAGGTTGGAAAATTGCCTTAGCTGAATCCTGCACCGGTGGCCTGGTCTGCGCTACCCTAACGGATTTAGCCGGTTCCAGCGATTGGCTTGAGCGAGGCTACATCACCTATAGCAATGCCGCAAAATCTGAATGCTTAGACGTTCCAATAGAAACGATTGAATCCTTTGGCGCGGTCAGCGAGCAAGTTGCTAGAGCGATGGCTGAGGGAGCTCTACACAATGCACATGTCAATGCCGCTATCTCTATTACTGGCATTGCTGGACCAACAGGTGGCTCACCAGAAAAACCAGTTGGTACCGTGTGCTTTGGCTGGGCAATTAAAGAGAGTATTGGAAATGATGTCATCAATACCGCCACACTGACTAAACACTTCAAGGGTGATCGTCAAATCATACGTGAACAAGCGCGTGATTTTGCCTTATCTCAATTCTTGGAAATACTAAAACCCAAAAACGCCTAA
- a CDS encoding energy transducer TonB, whose product MQVQPKFAQLVARLDGGWYRYPFAYALGLSILAHLIFLSFRWGIGEIENRRLNTPLSVVLVNASNQVAPKEANKLAQANLHGGGNTANQDASALHRARLGADARLEVLEKQQKQMLAKLEAERALAGGRKSGDEQKAVSQLNSLEAELAKRLQANGREPRRKVLTGASTKTVVFAQYYDAMRQKIEAYGSAFFPRANGRPLYGSLVIVVSVDAQGRIANNAQGKDGLSIGRSSGNPELDRQALAIVRASAPFGIFSTEMRNQIDILDWVSTFDFTRDGSDRLDLRP is encoded by the coding sequence ATGCAAGTCCAACCTAAGTTTGCTCAGTTAGTGGCGCGCTTAGATGGGGGTTGGTATCGCTATCCATTTGCTTATGCGCTAGGCCTCTCTATTCTGGCTCACCTTATCTTTTTATCTTTTCGCTGGGGCATTGGAGAAATAGAAAATCGTCGTTTAAATACACCGCTGAGCGTTGTTTTGGTGAATGCTAGCAATCAAGTGGCGCCCAAGGAGGCCAATAAATTGGCGCAAGCGAATTTACATGGAGGGGGCAATACTGCTAATCAAGATGCCAGTGCGCTTCATCGCGCAAGACTTGGTGCAGATGCTCGCCTAGAGGTTTTAGAGAAACAACAAAAACAAATGCTAGCTAAGCTTGAAGCAGAGCGAGCACTAGCAGGTGGTCGTAAAAGTGGAGATGAGCAAAAAGCAGTATCCCAGTTGAACTCTTTAGAAGCTGAGCTGGCCAAGCGTTTGCAGGCGAATGGCCGCGAACCCCGACGCAAGGTCTTGACTGGAGCTAGCACCAAGACGGTTGTATTTGCGCAGTATTACGATGCTATGCGTCAAAAAATCGAGGCCTATGGGAGTGCATTTTTCCCACGAGCAAACGGGCGCCCTCTATACGGCAGTTTGGTGATTGTGGTGAGTGTCGATGCCCAGGGGCGGATTGCTAATAATGCTCAGGGCAAAGATGGTCTGAGTATTGGACGAAGCTCTGGCAATCCCGAGTTAGATCGTCAGGCCTTAGCAATTGTGCGTGCTTCTGCCCCCTTTGGAATTTTCTCTACAGAAATGCGCAATCAGATTGATATCTTGGACTGGGTATCTACTTTTGATTTCACAAGAGATGGATCTGATCGCTTAGATCTGCGCCCGTAA
- the mtgA gene encoding monofunctional biosynthetic peptidoglycan transglycosylase: MRWLSYLLKCLLGSFIAMQMYFVIQIGLWAALDPDSTAFQRAERWRLCGLSWSCPVQSSWVPYDKISANLKRAVLVSEDDIFFQHSGVRVEDMKKAWTKNSQLNQQGGKSKTALRGGSTITQQLAKNLFLSSEQNYFRKAQELIITGLLEVMLSKQRLFEIYLNSVEWGEGIFGIGAASQHYYGIKPALLNREQAAALASALPAPKCFDKAQYCRKANIHFPTRQDFILENMDRVALAPTPKPKTR; encoded by the coding sequence ATGCGCTGGCTTTCTTACCTTCTGAAATGCTTGCTGGGTAGTTTTATTGCCATGCAAATGTACTTTGTCATTCAGATTGGTTTGTGGGCAGCGCTGGACCCAGACAGTACTGCATTTCAGAGGGCAGAGCGATGGCGCCTTTGCGGTCTGTCTTGGTCTTGCCCTGTGCAGTCAAGCTGGGTTCCTTACGACAAAATCTCTGCCAATCTCAAGCGTGCTGTTTTAGTGAGCGAAGATGACATCTTCTTTCAGCATTCGGGTGTGCGGGTGGAGGATATGAAAAAAGCTTGGACTAAGAACTCACAGCTTAATCAGCAGGGTGGTAAATCCAAAACCGCTTTACGTGGTGGTTCCACAATCACACAGCAACTAGCGAAGAATCTTTTTCTCTCTTCCGAACAGAATTATTTTCGCAAAGCGCAAGAGCTGATTATTACGGGACTACTTGAGGTTATGCTATCTAAGCAGAGGTTGTTCGAGATTTATCTAAATTCAGTAGAGTGGGGCGAGGGCATCTTTGGTATTGGTGCCGCTTCTCAACATTACTATGGAATAAAACCGGCATTACTGAATCGCGAACAGGCGGCAGCCTTAGCCTCTGCATTACCAGCCCCAAAATGTTTCGACAAAGCGCAGTATTGCCGCAAAGCCAATATTCATTTCCCTACAAGACAAGACTTTATTTTGGAAAATATGGATAGAGTAGCTCTGGCACCAACTCCAAAACCAAAGACGCGTTAG
- the mpl gene encoding UDP-N-acetylmuramate:L-alanyl-gamma-D-glutamyl-meso-diaminopimelate ligase has translation MHIHILGICGTFMGGIAAIARQAGHRVTGCDANVYPPMSTQLEAQGIELIEGFSPDQLLQFETMPDLFVIGNVVSRGNPLMEAILNQGLPYTSGPQWLGEQVLFERHVLAVAGTHGKTTTSAMLAWILEFNDYKPGYLIGGVPLNFTVSARLGESKYFVIEADEYDTAFFDKRSKFVHYRPRTALLNNLEFDHADIFADLAAIETQFHHLVRTVPGNGLVVVNGEEPALERVITRGAWAPVEKFGQDKHNAWSLISQAADGFVVLQDGKEVAAVTWAPDSGVMGRHNQLNALAAIASANHIGIAPTDAARALAEFKNVKRRLETIGVANEVTVYDDFAHHPTAIITTVDGLRRRVGQSRILAVLEPRSNTMKLGVMKAQLPNSLEAADKIFAYGANAGKDSLGWDLNEVLAPLNVKEKARALAFDDLSALVDAVAKEAKPGDHILVMSNGGFGGVHQKILTAIQEKAK, from the coding sequence ATGCATATTCATATCTTGGGCATTTGCGGTACTTTCATGGGCGGCATTGCCGCAATCGCTCGGCAGGCCGGGCATCGCGTAACTGGCTGTGATGCCAACGTCTATCCACCAATGAGCACGCAACTTGAGGCTCAGGGTATTGAGCTCATTGAGGGATTCTCGCCCGACCAATTATTACAGTTTGAGACTATGCCTGATTTATTTGTAATCGGTAACGTCGTTTCTCGTGGCAATCCGCTGATGGAGGCCATCCTGAATCAAGGGCTTCCTTACACATCTGGACCCCAGTGGCTTGGTGAGCAAGTATTGTTTGAAAGGCATGTATTGGCTGTTGCTGGCACTCACGGTAAAACGACTACCTCTGCCATGTTGGCCTGGATCTTAGAATTTAATGACTATAAGCCAGGCTATTTAATTGGCGGAGTGCCATTGAATTTCACGGTATCTGCTCGTCTGGGTGAGAGCAAATACTTTGTGATCGAGGCAGATGAATACGACACCGCCTTTTTTGATAAACGCAGTAAGTTTGTCCACTATCGTCCGCGCACCGCTTTATTAAACAATCTTGAGTTTGATCACGCCGATATTTTTGCTGACCTGGCTGCAATCGAAACGCAGTTTCATCATTTAGTCCGTACGGTGCCGGGAAATGGTCTTGTGGTTGTGAATGGTGAAGAGCCTGCGCTAGAGAGAGTGATTACTCGAGGTGCTTGGGCGCCTGTTGAAAAGTTTGGTCAAGATAAACACAATGCTTGGTCTCTGATTTCTCAAGCGGCAGATGGCTTCGTTGTTTTGCAGGATGGTAAAGAAGTTGCAGCGGTGACCTGGGCCCCAGACTCTGGTGTCATGGGTCGACATAATCAACTCAATGCATTGGCAGCGATTGCTTCTGCAAACCATATTGGCATTGCTCCAACTGATGCAGCACGTGCTCTTGCTGAGTTTAAGAATGTGAAACGTCGCTTAGAAACGATTGGCGTAGCAAATGAGGTGACGGTCTACGATGATTTTGCGCATCACCCAACTGCAATTATTACTACAGTAGATGGCTTGCGTCGTCGCGTAGGGCAGTCTCGAATTTTGGCAGTATTAGAACCGCGTTCTAATACGATGAAACTCGGCGTCATGAAAGCCCAACTACCTAATAGCTTAGAGGCGGCTGATAAGATTTTTGCTTATGGTGCTAACGCTGGTAAAGATTCTTTGGGTTGGGATTTAAACGAAGTTTTAGCCCCATTAAATGTCAAAGAAAAAGCTCGTGCCTTGGCCTTTGATGATTTAAGTGCGTTGGTAGATGCAGTGGCAAAAGAAGCAAAGCCTGGTGATCACATTTTGGTGATGAGTAATGGCGGTTTTGGTGGTGTGCATCAAAAAATATTGACCGCAATACAAGAGAAAGCAAAGTAA